The following DNA comes from Capsicum annuum cultivar UCD-10X-F1 chromosome 7, UCD10Xv1.1, whole genome shotgun sequence.
ACCACTAGCCTACCCCTAAAAACGTGGTCTTAGCATAccatttggctcgaaaatgctccgttcacgttatttcgcccgtttaaccacctAAATAGCCTCGCCCACCCCAAAGGACCATATTGGTCCgctccccaacctctctagcatgcctcATTCAATTTTTTGGTCGAGCCCACCCTTggaaccatgggatatagcacactgatttggccccaaaatgccctatttacgccgtttcacccatttgaccaccaaaataaccCCGCCCACCCCAAAGAAACACATTAGGCCGCTCCCTAGCCTCCATGGcacgccccagttgattttcaaccaacaacacACCCGACCCCCGGCCCACCCCCGaaaatgtgggctatagtacatcgatttggctcaaaaatgctctATTCGTGTCATTCcacccttttgaccacccaaatggccccgcccacaccaAAGGACCACATTAGGCCACTCTCCaccctccctggaatgcctcgatcgatttttgacccacagtatgCTCGAACTCCGGGATTAcccccggaaccgtgggctatagcacactgatttggcccaaaaatgcctcattcgcatcgtttcgcccatttgaccactcaaataACCCCACCCACCCCAAAggaccacactaggctgctcccagCCTCTCTAGCACGCCGCGATCGATTTTAGGTTCACGGCACGCCCGGACCCACCtccagaatcgtgggctatagcacaccaatttgtttCAAAAATGCTTCGTACACGTTGTTTCGCTCGTTtaaaccacccaaatggccccgcccaccccaaaggaccacactaggccactcccagGCTCCCTAGCACgctccgatcgatttttagccaacAGCATACCTGAactccgggcccacccccgaaaccgtgggctatagcacaccgatttgacccaaaaatacgtcgttcgtgttgttttgcctgtttgaccacccatgacactccaatttttttttaaaatttgcatacaagatatttaaaaataaactaCATACAAAATACTATGAATAAAAATACGAAGTCAAGTTTAAAAGATAGTATAATCCTTATGTCTTGTTAATCAAAGAGAGAACTACTATCAGAAGAGCATTATAATTAGCTTTTCTAGTGTGATAGTTTTAAATGGTGGATCGAAATTAAACATTTGAGATACGAGATAGGTTGTGTTGTGAATTGTTTTAttacatttttttagttttctttattttatttgaaaataaataataataataataataacaacaacaacaacaacaacatagatataaatataaaaaaaaaaaaaattccaacctAAATTTCTACTAGAATAATTATTTAATGACGGGTTAAGTTGGGCAAATTGGCTATAACCTATTGTGGCCCAACCCATCTTAGCCCATCTATATTTTGGGTGGGTTGGGCAATAACCCATTTGATGCTTTAGCCCATTTTGACTCGTTCAAATTCGACCCAACCCGTCCATTTGTCACCCTTACTCGATACTATTATAacttatatctcacaccaaacgacccctaagtaaTCTCAATTCGAACCATACTTATATTCGATTGAGTTGATCTTTTCAGCTTTTAATCTATGTGAAAGAAAAggagttttttttctttctattttttaatcaaattaaagAATGTTCAAATGACCAATTTACCAAGATGTGGAAATGATCTTTCAAACGGTGTTTAATTTGTGTATTCTGATAATTAGATATTTTTATGTTGACAATGCATTCAAACTTATTAATAAAGGAATTATATGAAATTATCTTGGAATTGTTCAAACAGTATGAACAGTTTTTTATACTAATAGTCTATAGAAATTAGGAGTATGCATCCATCGAATTAGGAGTATGCATCCATCGGTTCAAttcgattttatgtattattaatttgatttattaatttttatattttaaatatactaaatcaAAAGTCAatccaataagatattttttagcGATTTTTTATTTATCGATTTTTATTCCTTAACGATTCGATTTtcaatatgcataaaataaatatagtagcaactaacaagaaaagaaatgaaatattAGTTGCAGTCAAAATCCTACATGATGGATTTCAATTTACACTAGTTTAGCTgtacgtgcctcgcacgtgtaacttttgaatatttaaaattaaacgattttatctatcacgaaggtttttaatgaagtacaaaaagtttAAAACAGACATTTTAtcgtaagcacatatatatatgagaaaaataattacgTTGTTAGATTCGAACATACGAAAATATCAAACCTACAAatcaaaattcacaaacaaaACAGATGTAATAATGCATGGTGTGTTAAACTTAAAATAACTCTCTaagctaaagaaaaaataataagctACAACAaccaatagaaaaggaaaaacaactcaaaaaagagagagaataacaTACTAACCTAGCGGATGACAATTacaattgttgaaaaaaatataaaatacaagcaTGGGACggaataatatatattaatataaaaatatgttaaaaattaAATCTAgtcctaatttaagaaaaaaaaaattaacatattttaaaGTCCTAATCCATTACCATATTTTAAAATCCTAACTCATATATTCtaggattcaaaattatatatataattaaataatacttggagaaaaaaaaatgaaaaaacgattttatctattgtaaagtgttttaatgaagcgcaaaaagttcaaatcaattttctaagaatcttccacttttaatatattatagatatagattatatgaCCAAGGGGATTTTGGGTGAGGTCTCTTAGACTTGTGATTTTGTATAATTTATCCTTCATTTGAACTTACTCTTGaagtttataatattaaataGAGATTTTATTTAAGCAAAAGTCATACTAAAATTATACACGCACAAAGATACATTATAGTAGTCCCCTCTCTTTTTTAACTTTCTTCCATACCtgagtagtttttttttttacaccCATCCTATCACAAGGATCAATAGTTTTCCAACTTACGCTCTATTGTGACTCGAACCTTCAATCTACCGGTCGATTTGTAGAGGTGCTCAACCACTTAAGCAACCGACACAGAGTAAATCAATTTGCTGAAGAAGCTGCAGTTTCAAAGGACTGTTTCCTTACAAGAAGGCAGGTGAGTTTAGAGGGCTGAGCATGTGTATTATCAACTGTACACAACACGAAATCCGGTCGATGTAATGATAAAGCCAATCTTTCTTTACCTGCATCCAAAGCAGAAGAAGCATCTAACAGAACATGCCATGAATTTCGATGAGCTTCCGAGATCCAATGCATTGAGTAGCGTGTTTCTTGCACGTAAGCAGGATAGGCAAATAGCCCTTTCGGACTATGCTTTGATTTCCTCCGGAAATATTGGCTAAGTTGCGATCCTTTGATCCTCAAATCAAGCCAAGTTTCTGGTGCTGCGAttatttttgaatctttgaaagTAACAAATTCCCTTATGCAATCATACTGTTCGCCGAGAATTGTCATGTAGTAATTACCCCTGAAGAAAGGGTAACATTCTCCGATCATCATCATGGCTTCTTTCAATGTAAGTGCAAATACAACTAAATAATCCTCTTCACTTAGCCCACATTGTTGCAAAGCTCGATTTCGGACTTGAATTTCTGGTATAGAAATGAAATTCCCTTGGAATGAAGTTTTCTTGGTGAGGATATCGAGCAATCTTGATGGCTCCAATTGGATTTTTCCCAACTCTGAATTACTAATGCCAAATGAAGGCAAAGAGGCGGCATCTCTCCTCGGGGATTTTCCCTTCTCATTAGCCGAGGATTCCGAGGATTCATCATTGATGCAAAGTGCATCGAGATCAATTTTGTCTCCTCCTTCCACAAGTCCATTGCAATATTCGGGGTACTTGGCCAAAACATATTGTTGAACATACTGCATTTCACTTGGTGTTATTGGCCCCGACCATCTTAAATCAAGCCCGTGGAGAGTTGATATGGCTTCTGCCACCAAATGTGCTGGAATTACAGTATTTGCCTTCTGTTCTTTTATCAACAAAATCTTAATCAGATGAAAGTCTTCAATCTCATGACATGAAATAACTAGTGTGTGCTGTAGTATGACAAAAAACGACTTTCAGAAAATAAATCATTTCCTTTCACAATTATCTCTAACTCTCAATTTGATATCCCTACTTTAGATGACACAAACATTGTATCAATCTTTCAGGCTCAAAGATTTCAAACACCGTCAAGTTTGTCAATTTTATTGTAAATCTTtaacatatatattttcaaaaagtaTTTTCCACTGTTCCAAGAAAATGCTTTTACACCAAGAAAATGCTTTTACATAAAATAAGTCATTCCAACCACAacctaaatataaaataagagaagaaagacGACCGACCAAAGGAACAACAAGTTTAAGCATTCAATTAGGCATTGGTATTTTTGAATCATCAACCACATGAACCAAATTAAGTAATCAtaaaaagaatatacaataacaacaaccaacccagtgaattcccacatagtggggtctgggggtaaaatgtacgcagtccataccactacctccggaaaagtacccccagctcaagacaaagaataataatcaaAGTCATAATAACGCATGAAACAAGAAGAAATAgcagaaataagacacccacaaagtaataccctACACTGACGAACCAAGGCACCCACCACCCCCATACCCTCCTACTATCAGCTCCAACCTTTGAGCATAGCCATAAGAATATAGTCGGAGAGAAATTGAACTTGCCTTAACCACCATGCTGTTTGGTCTGCTGTTAATTGGTGATTTTGGTACAGGGAGTTGCAAGGAATATTCTTCTACTTCATCATCCTAATCATGAAAAtgggaaaagagaaaaaagagaatgAATCCATGAAATTGAAACATTAAATTAGTACAAAACCTTCATGATTACTCAAAAGAGATATAGTCATACCTTGGAATCTTTGTTTAGGCTTAATTGTTCTTCGGCATCTTTTCCCATGTTGTGATGTTTCTGCCCTTTGATTAAAagggaaattttgagaaaaataatggtGCAAAAGAAGCAAATTGATTTGCACAGGCCATGTTTGCTtgtgatatgatatgatatggttaCTACGAGAATCATATTTGTCTTCATTGTTTCTTAAAAGATATAGTATTGTAtgatttaatttcatggtttgataATCATGAAAATCTCACTTTATGTAACCACCGATTTGGTGATATCccatgatttgtttattttttttcaattatgcccttatttaatattatataattctattttatcttttaacttATATTATTTAATTCCACCTCCTACCCCTTCCTCCACCCCATGAGCCACCCCTCTCCTCCCCCTCCCCCACCACCCACCCCACCcgtccaaaaaaaaaatttaaaacttttttcttatcccacccctTACCCTGACCCCACCCTCACTCCTTACACCAAACCCCcaccccctacccctaccccctcCACCAACTTACCAGCTCCTCTccgaaattaattttttactttttaaaaagttttggTGAATTTagttaaacatttcaagtcactaattcacttctcattgaccacactaaactaaattcaaaacacaagttcacatttcaagtacctacacttgaaCAATTTGAAGTCAATAATTCACTTTCAAGTAACCACActatactaaattcaaaacacaagtacacatttcaagtacctacacttaaaacatttttaagtcactaattcacttcacaagtgaccaaacttaactaaattcaaaacacaagttcaagttcacatttcaagtacctacacttgaacattttcaagtcaccaattcacttctcaagtgaccacactttactaaattcaaaacacaaattcacctttcaagtaaccacacttaaacattttgaagtcactaattcacttttcaagtgaccacactttactaaattgaAAAcacaaattcacctttcaagtacctacacttcaacattttcaagtcattatttcacttcacaagtgaccacacttaactaaattcaaaacacaagttcacatttcaagtacctatacttgaACATTTTGAAGTCAATAATtaacttctcaagtgaccacaccttactaaattcaaaacacaaattcagaattcaagtacctacacctaaacatttcaaatcactaattcacttcacaagtgaccaaacttaactaaattcaaaacacaagttcacatttcaagtacatacacaaaaacatttcaagtcactaattcacttctcaagtgaccacactttactaaattcaaaacaaaagttcacctttcaagtacttacacttaaacattttcaattcactaattcacttcacaagtgaccaaacttaactaaattcaaaacacaagttcacatttcacgtacctacacttaaacattccaagtcactaattcacttctcaaatgaccacacttaactaaattcaaaacacaagttcacatttcaagtacctaaattcaaaacacaagtcactaattcataattcaagtaactacacctaaacatttcaagtcactaattcacttcacaagtgaccaaacttaactaaattcaaaacacaagttcacatttcaagtatctacacttaaacactttcaagtcactaattcacttcacaagtgaccaaACTTAACTAAGTTCAAAAtacaaattcacctttcaagtacctacacttgaacattttaaagtcactaattcacttcttaagtgaccacactttactaaattcaaaacacaagttcacctttcaaataATTACACTTAAActttttgaagtcactaattcacttctcaagtg
Coding sequences within:
- the LOC107877563 gene encoding uncharacterized protein LOC107877563 isoform X2, producing MGKDAEEQLSLNKDSKDDEVEEYSLQLPVPKSPINSRPNSMVVKKANTVIPAHLVAEAISTLHGLDLRWSGPITPSEMQYVQQYVLAKYPEYCNGLVEGGDKIDLDALCINDESSESSANEKGKSPRRDAASLPSFGISNSELGKIQLEPSRLLDILTKKTSFQGNFISIPEIQVRNRALQQCGLSEEDYLVVFALTLKEAMMMIGECYPFFRGNYYMTILGEQYDCIREFVTFKDSKIIAAPETWLDLRIKGSQLSQYFRRKSKHSPKGLFAYPAYVQETRYSMHWISEAHRNSWHVLLDASSALDAGKERLALSLHRPDFVLCTVDNTHAQPSKLTCLLVRKQSFETAASSAN
- the LOC107877563 gene encoding uncharacterized protein LOC107877563 isoform X1; amino-acid sequence: MGKDAEEQLSLNKDSKDDEVEEYSLQLPVPKSPINSRPNSMVVKHTLVISCHEIEDFHLIKILLIKEQKANTVIPAHLVAEAISTLHGLDLRWSGPITPSEMQYVQQYVLAKYPEYCNGLVEGGDKIDLDALCINDESSESSANEKGKSPRRDAASLPSFGISNSELGKIQLEPSRLLDILTKKTSFQGNFISIPEIQVRNRALQQCGLSEEDYLVVFALTLKEAMMMIGECYPFFRGNYYMTILGEQYDCIREFVTFKDSKIIAAPETWLDLRIKGSQLSQYFRRKSKHSPKGLFAYPAYVQETRYSMHWISEAHRNSWHVLLDASSALDAGKERLALSLHRPDFVLCTVDNTHAQPSKLTCLLVRKQSFETAASSAN